Proteins found in one Larimichthys crocea isolate SSNF chromosome I, L_crocea_2.0, whole genome shotgun sequence genomic segment:
- the tpm2 gene encoding tropomyosin beta chain isoform X6, translating to MAAFASIDSVRRKIQTLQQVAYEAEDRAALLQGEADMERQARERAEAEVASLNRRIQLVEEELDRAQERLATALQKLEEAEKAADESERGMKVIENRATKDEEKMEIQEMQLKEAKHIAEEADRKYEEVARKLVILEGDLERSEERAEVAEAKSGDLEEELKNVTNNLKSLEAQAEKYSQKEDKYEEEIKVLTDKLKEAETRAEFAERSVAKLEKTIDDLEEKLAQAKEENLDMHQVLDQTLLELNNL from the exons ATGGCGGCCTTCGCGTCCATAGACTCCGTACGAAGGAAAATTCAAACACTGCAGCAAGTGGCGTACGAGGCTGAGGACCGAGCCGCGCTGCTGCAGGGGGAGGCGGACATGGAGAGGCAGGCCAGAGAGCGG GCTGAGGCAGAAGTGGCATCTCTAAACAGGCGTATCCAGCTCGTAGAGGAGGAGTTGGACCGAGCTCAGGAGAGACTGGCTACTGCTCTGCAGAAGCTGGAAGAGGCTGAAAAAGCTGCAGACGAGAGTGAGAG AGGAATGAAGGTCATAGAGAACAGAGCAACAAAAGACGAGGAGAAAATGGAGATCCAGGAGATGCAGCTGAAGGAGGCCAAACACATTGCTGAGGAGGCCGACCGCAAATATGAAGAG GTTGCACGTAAACTGGTGATCCTAGAGGGAGATCTGGAGCGTTCAGAGGAGCGTGCTGAGGTGGCTGAGGC TAAATCAGGTGACCTTGAAGAAGAGTTGAAAAATGTCACCAACAACTTGAAGTCACTGGAAGCCCAGGCTGAGAAG TACTCACAAAAGGAGGATAAATATGAAGAAGAAATCAAAGTTCTTACTGACAAATTGAAAGAG GCTGAGACCCGTGCTGAGTTTGCAGAGAGGTCTGTGGCCAAGCTGGAGAAGACCATTGATGATTTGGAAG AGAAACTGGCCCAAGCCAAAGAAGAGAACCTGGACATGCACCAGGTGCTGGACCAAACCCTCCTGGAGCTCAACAATCTATAG
- the tpm2 gene encoding tropomyosin beta chain isoform X5 has translation MAAFASIDSVRRKIQTLQQVAYEAEDRAALLQGEADMERQARERAEAEVASLNRRIQLVEEELDRAQERLATALQKLEEAEKAADESERGMKVIENRATKDEEKMEIQEMQLKEAKHIAEEADRKYEEVARKLVILEGDLERSEERAEVAEAKSGDLEEELKNVTNNLKSLEAQAEKYSQKEDKYEEEIKVLTDKLKEAETRAEFAERSVAKLEKTIDDLEDEVYAQKLKGKALSEELDLALNDMTTL, from the exons ATGGCGGCCTTCGCGTCCATAGACTCCGTACGAAGGAAAATTCAAACACTGCAGCAAGTGGCGTACGAGGCTGAGGACCGAGCCGCGCTGCTGCAGGGGGAGGCGGACATGGAGAGGCAGGCCAGAGAGCGG GCTGAGGCAGAAGTGGCATCTCTAAACAGGCGTATCCAGCTCGTAGAGGAGGAGTTGGACCGAGCTCAGGAGAGACTGGCTACTGCTCTGCAGAAGCTGGAAGAGGCTGAAAAAGCTGCAGACGAGAGTGAGAG AGGAATGAAGGTCATAGAGAACAGAGCAACAAAAGACGAGGAGAAAATGGAGATCCAGGAGATGCAGCTGAAGGAGGCCAAACACATTGCTGAGGAGGCCGACCGCAAATATGAAGAG GTTGCACGTAAACTGGTGATCCTAGAGGGAGATCTGGAGCGTTCAGAGGAGCGTGCTGAGGTGGCTGAGGC TAAATCAGGTGACCTTGAAGAAGAGTTGAAAAATGTCACCAACAACTTGAAGTCACTGGAAGCCCAGGCTGAGAAG TACTCACAAAAGGAGGATAAATATGAAGAAGAAATCAAAGTTCTTACTGACAAATTGAAAGAG GCTGAGACCCGTGCTGAGTTTGCAGAGAGGTCTGTGGCCAAGCTGGAGAAGACCATTGATGATTTGGAAG ATGAAGTTTATGCTCAGAAGCTGAAGGGCAAGGCTCTCAGTGAGGAGCTGGACCTTGCACTCAACGACATGACTACTCTGTAG
- the tpm2 gene encoding tropomyosin beta chain isoform X1 — protein MEAIKKKMQMLKLDKENAIDRAEQAEGDKKGAEDKCKQLEEELLGLQKKLKGVEDELDKYSESLKDAQEKLEQAEKKAADAEAEVASLNRRIQLVEEELDRAQERLATALQKLEEAEKAADESERGMKVIENRATKDEEKMEIQEMQLKEAKHIAEEADRKYEEVARKLVILEGDLERSEERAEVAEAKSGDLEEELKNVTNNLKSLEAQAEKYSQKEDKYEEEIKVLTDKLKEAETRAEFAERSVAKLEKTIDDLEDEVYAQKLKGKALSEELDLALNDMTTL, from the exons ATGGAGGCCATCAAGAAGAAAATGCAGATGCTGAAGCTGGATAAGGAGAACGCGATAGACCGGGCAGAGCAGGCTGAGGGGGACAAGAAGGGAGCAGAGGACAAATGCAAACAG ctggaggaggagctgctgggtCTGCAGAAGAAGCTGAAAGGAGTGGAGGATGAGCTGGACAAATACTCAGAGTCGCTGAAGGATGcccaggagaagctggagcaggcaGAGAAAAAGGCAGCAGAT GCTGAGGCAGAAGTGGCATCTCTAAACAGGCGTATCCAGCTCGTAGAGGAGGAGTTGGACCGAGCTCAGGAGAGACTGGCTACTGCTCTGCAGAAGCTGGAAGAGGCTGAAAAAGCTGCAGACGAGAGTGAGAG AGGAATGAAGGTCATAGAGAACAGAGCAACAAAAGACGAGGAGAAAATGGAGATCCAGGAGATGCAGCTGAAGGAGGCCAAACACATTGCTGAGGAGGCCGACCGCAAATATGAAGAG GTTGCACGTAAACTGGTGATCCTAGAGGGAGATCTGGAGCGTTCAGAGGAGCGTGCTGAGGTGGCTGAGGC TAAATCAGGTGACCTTGAAGAAGAGTTGAAAAATGTCACCAACAACTTGAAGTCACTGGAAGCCCAGGCTGAGAAG TACTCACAAAAGGAGGATAAATATGAAGAAGAAATCAAAGTTCTTACTGACAAATTGAAAGAG GCTGAGACCCGTGCTGAGTTTGCAGAGAGGTCTGTGGCCAAGCTGGAGAAGACCATTGATGATTTGGAAG ATGAAGTTTATGCTCAGAAGCTGAAGGGCAAGGCTCTCAGTGAGGAGCTGGACCTTGCACTCAACGACATGACTACTCTGTAG
- the il6st gene encoding interleukin-6 receptor subunit beta isoform X1 translates to MESATLLLLACLASAPPARGVSHLVIAPQSPVLEIGTNFMATCMIFNTSEVTADDLDWKLSETIIPKEQYTKINSSALNVTIRITTENSEWLFCLCKEKPGYVSLNKGKFIHGISLKKGYHPGKPENLSCIAHQDKTVISKIIMCKWDPVGRQTTDVPTTYTLNVKVIPSGEFKNESTSENSTQVALEIFPDHLNMEIWVEAHNILGRIESEHLKEDAGWFVKTNPPSNVIIISEESFPTSLLINWTHPIAEPYLKLIYKIRFCPQGSQSWTDVPPADTAKDIQSFRLQNLQPDTVYVVQVSCKNARDRHGYWSDWSTNATKRTPEDKPSSKPELWTFVSDGGNINEQRVQIICKDPVFANGKINRFEMKIQDLEDKGKNGSWKWESIPVNSSSSQHILKEIPLADKKSIKVYVSAFNSAGQSPEAVLVIPAKELAPVEELKVWPHEGQLQLGWKPPKGRPVSEYVVEWVSGDQRDWQRENRNTRHTFIKGNLFHFVSFVNICPAWGAVCGQLGCT, encoded by the exons ATGGAGTCTGCCACACTGTTGCTGTTGGCCTGCCTAGCCTCTGCGCCCCCTGCCCGAGGAG TCAGTCATTTGGTGATAGCTCCACAGTCTCCAGTGCTCGAGATTGGAACTAACTTCATGGCTACATGCATGATCTTCAACACATCTGAAGTCACAGCAGACGACCTCGACTGGAAGCTGTCGGAGACTATTATACCCAAAGAGCAATACACAAAGATCAACAGCTCAGCTCTCAATGTCACTATCCGCATCACCACTGAGAACTCCGAATGGCTGTTTTGCCTCTGCAAGGAAAAGCCAGGCTATGTTTCCCTGAATAAAGGCAAATTTATTCATGGGATCTCCCTGAAGAAAGGCT ATCACCCAGGGAAGCCTGAGAATCTGTCCTGTATAGCACATCAGGATAAAACAGTCATCTCTAAAATCATCATGTGTAAGTGGGACCCAGTAGGACGTCAAACCACAGATGTCCCAACAACGTACACCCTGAATGTTAAAGTCATCCC CAGCGGTGAGTTCAAGAATGAATCGACTAGTGAAAATAGTACCCAAGTGGCTCTGGAGATTTTCCCTGATCATTTGAATATGGAGATCTGGGTGGAGGCACACAATATACTGGGAAGAATAGAGTCTGAGCATCTGAAAGAAGATGCTGGCTGGTTTG TGAAAACGAACCCTCCATCAAATGTTATAATAATTTCAGAGGAGAGTTTTCCCACCTCCCTTCTCATAAACTGGACTCATCCAATAGCTGAACCATATTtgaaattaatatataaaatcagATTCTGCCCACAAGGATCTCAAAGTTGGACTGAT GTACCTCCTGCGGACACTGCCAAGGACATACAGTCCTTCAGACTACAGAACCTTCAGCCAGACACCGTTTATGTTGTTCAGGTGTCCTGCAAAAATGCCAGAGATCGCCATGGTTACTGGAGCGACTGGAGTACCAATGCAACCAAAAGAACACCAGAGGACA AACCTTCCAGTAAACCAGAATTATGGACATTTGTTTCTGACGGTGGCAACATAAATGAACAACGAGTGCAGATTATTTGTAAG GATCCTGTGTTCGCCAACGGAAAGAtaaacagatttgaaatgaagATTCAAGACCTAGAGGACAAAGGCAAGAATGGGAGTTGGAAGTGGGAGAGTATTCCAGTGAACAGCAGCTCTAGCCAGCACATCCTGAAGGAGATTCCCCTGGCTGACAAGAAGTCCATCAAAGTGTACGTTAGCGCCTTTAATTCTGCAGGACAGTCTCCCGAGGCAGTGTTAGTCATCCCTGCGAAAG agctTGCCCCAGTGGAAGAACTGAAGGTGTGGCCCCATGAAGGCCAGCTGCAGCTGGGATGGAAACCCCCCAAAGGTCGACCCGTCTCAGAGTATGTGGTGGAGTGGGTCAGTGGTGATCAGAGAGACTGgcagagggaaaacagaaacaccagGCACACTTTCATTAAAGGTAATCTCTTTCACTTCGTTTCGTTTGTCAACATTTGTCCTGCATGGGGGGCAGTGTGTGGTCAGCTTGGATGTACGTAG
- the tpm2 gene encoding tropomyosin beta chain isoform X8, which yields MAAFASIDSVRRKIQTLQQVAYEAEDRAALLQGEADMERQARERAEAEVASLNRRIQLVEEELDRAQERLATALQKLEEAEKAADESERGMKVIENRATKDEEKMEIQEMQLKEAKHIAEEADRKYEEVARKLVILEGDLERSEERAEVAEAQVRELEEELRQMDQNLKSMVCGEEEYSQKEDKYEEEIKVLTDKLKEAETRAEFAERSVAKLEKTIDDLEEKLAQAKEENLDMHQVLDQTLLELNNL from the exons ATGGCGGCCTTCGCGTCCATAGACTCCGTACGAAGGAAAATTCAAACACTGCAGCAAGTGGCGTACGAGGCTGAGGACCGAGCCGCGCTGCTGCAGGGGGAGGCGGACATGGAGAGGCAGGCCAGAGAGCGG GCTGAGGCAGAAGTGGCATCTCTAAACAGGCGTATCCAGCTCGTAGAGGAGGAGTTGGACCGAGCTCAGGAGAGACTGGCTACTGCTCTGCAGAAGCTGGAAGAGGCTGAAAAAGCTGCAGACGAGAGTGAGAG AGGAATGAAGGTCATAGAGAACAGAGCAACAAAAGACGAGGAGAAAATGGAGATCCAGGAGATGCAGCTGAAGGAGGCCAAACACATTGCTGAGGAGGCCGACCGCAAATATGAAGAG GTTGCACGTAAACTGGTGATCCTAGAGGGAGATCTGGAGCGTTCAGAGGAGCGTGCTGAGGTGGCTGAGGC ACAAGtgagggagctggaggaggagctccGACAAATGGACCAGAATTTGAAGTCCATGGTGTGCGGAGAGGAAGAG TACTCACAAAAGGAGGATAAATATGAAGAAGAAATCAAAGTTCTTACTGACAAATTGAAAGAG GCTGAGACCCGTGCTGAGTTTGCAGAGAGGTCTGTGGCCAAGCTGGAGAAGACCATTGATGATTTGGAAG AGAAACTGGCCCAAGCCAAAGAAGAGAACCTGGACATGCACCAGGTGCTGGACCAAACCCTCCTGGAGCTCAACAATCTATAG
- the tpm2 gene encoding tropomyosin beta chain isoform X4, with protein MEAIKKKMQMLKLDKENAIDRAEQAEGDKKGAEDKCKQLEEELLGLQKKLKGVEDELDKYSESLKDAQEKLEQAEKKAADAEAEVASLNRRIQLVEEELDRAQERLATALQKLEEAEKAADESERGMKVIENRATKDEEKMEIQEMQLKEAKHIAEEADRKYEEVARKLVILEGDLERSEERAEVAEAQVRELEEELRQMDQNLKSMVCGEEEYSQKEDKYEEEIKVLTDKLKEAETRAEFAERSVAKLEKTIDDLEEKLAQAKEENLDMHQVLDQTLLELNNL; from the exons ATGGAGGCCATCAAGAAGAAAATGCAGATGCTGAAGCTGGATAAGGAGAACGCGATAGACCGGGCAGAGCAGGCTGAGGGGGACAAGAAGGGAGCAGAGGACAAATGCAAACAG ctggaggaggagctgctgggtCTGCAGAAGAAGCTGAAAGGAGTGGAGGATGAGCTGGACAAATACTCAGAGTCGCTGAAGGATGcccaggagaagctggagcaggcaGAGAAAAAGGCAGCAGAT GCTGAGGCAGAAGTGGCATCTCTAAACAGGCGTATCCAGCTCGTAGAGGAGGAGTTGGACCGAGCTCAGGAGAGACTGGCTACTGCTCTGCAGAAGCTGGAAGAGGCTGAAAAAGCTGCAGACGAGAGTGAGAG AGGAATGAAGGTCATAGAGAACAGAGCAACAAAAGACGAGGAGAAAATGGAGATCCAGGAGATGCAGCTGAAGGAGGCCAAACACATTGCTGAGGAGGCCGACCGCAAATATGAAGAG GTTGCACGTAAACTGGTGATCCTAGAGGGAGATCTGGAGCGTTCAGAGGAGCGTGCTGAGGTGGCTGAGGC ACAAGtgagggagctggaggaggagctccGACAAATGGACCAGAATTTGAAGTCCATGGTGTGCGGAGAGGAAGAG TACTCACAAAAGGAGGATAAATATGAAGAAGAAATCAAAGTTCTTACTGACAAATTGAAAGAG GCTGAGACCCGTGCTGAGTTTGCAGAGAGGTCTGTGGCCAAGCTGGAGAAGACCATTGATGATTTGGAAG AGAAACTGGCCCAAGCCAAAGAAGAGAACCTGGACATGCACCAGGTGCTGGACCAAACCCTCCTGGAGCTCAACAATCTATAG
- the tpm2 gene encoding tropomyosin beta chain isoform X2, translating into MEAIKKKMQMLKLDKENAIDRAEQAEGDKKGAEDKCKQLEEELLGLQKKLKGVEDELDKYSESLKDAQEKLEQAEKKAADAEAEVASLNRRIQLVEEELDRAQERLATALQKLEEAEKAADESERGMKVIENRATKDEEKMEIQEMQLKEAKHIAEEADRKYEEVARKLVILEGDLERSEERAEVAEAKSGDLEEELKNVTNNLKSLEAQAEKYSQKEDKYEEEIKVLTDKLKEAETRAEFAERSVAKLEKTIDDLEEKLAQAKEENLDMHQVLDQTLLELNNL; encoded by the exons ATGGAGGCCATCAAGAAGAAAATGCAGATGCTGAAGCTGGATAAGGAGAACGCGATAGACCGGGCAGAGCAGGCTGAGGGGGACAAGAAGGGAGCAGAGGACAAATGCAAACAG ctggaggaggagctgctgggtCTGCAGAAGAAGCTGAAAGGAGTGGAGGATGAGCTGGACAAATACTCAGAGTCGCTGAAGGATGcccaggagaagctggagcaggcaGAGAAAAAGGCAGCAGAT GCTGAGGCAGAAGTGGCATCTCTAAACAGGCGTATCCAGCTCGTAGAGGAGGAGTTGGACCGAGCTCAGGAGAGACTGGCTACTGCTCTGCAGAAGCTGGAAGAGGCTGAAAAAGCTGCAGACGAGAGTGAGAG AGGAATGAAGGTCATAGAGAACAGAGCAACAAAAGACGAGGAGAAAATGGAGATCCAGGAGATGCAGCTGAAGGAGGCCAAACACATTGCTGAGGAGGCCGACCGCAAATATGAAGAG GTTGCACGTAAACTGGTGATCCTAGAGGGAGATCTGGAGCGTTCAGAGGAGCGTGCTGAGGTGGCTGAGGC TAAATCAGGTGACCTTGAAGAAGAGTTGAAAAATGTCACCAACAACTTGAAGTCACTGGAAGCCCAGGCTGAGAAG TACTCACAAAAGGAGGATAAATATGAAGAAGAAATCAAAGTTCTTACTGACAAATTGAAAGAG GCTGAGACCCGTGCTGAGTTTGCAGAGAGGTCTGTGGCCAAGCTGGAGAAGACCATTGATGATTTGGAAG AGAAACTGGCCCAAGCCAAAGAAGAGAACCTGGACATGCACCAGGTGCTGGACCAAACCCTCCTGGAGCTCAACAATCTATAG
- the tpm2 gene encoding tropomyosin beta chain isoform X3, translating to MEAIKKKMQMLKLDKENAIDRAEQAEGDKKGAEDKCKQLEEELLGLQKKLKGVEDELDKYSESLKDAQEKLEQAEKKAADAEAEVASLNRRIQLVEEELDRAQERLATALQKLEEAEKAADESERGMKVIENRATKDEEKMEIQEMQLKEAKHIAEEADRKYEEVARKLVILEGDLERSEERAEVAEAQVRELEEELRQMDQNLKSMVCGEEEYSQKEDKYEEEIKVLTDKLKEAETRAEFAERSVAKLEKTIDDLEDEVYAQKLKGKALSEELDLALNDMTTL from the exons ATGGAGGCCATCAAGAAGAAAATGCAGATGCTGAAGCTGGATAAGGAGAACGCGATAGACCGGGCAGAGCAGGCTGAGGGGGACAAGAAGGGAGCAGAGGACAAATGCAAACAG ctggaggaggagctgctgggtCTGCAGAAGAAGCTGAAAGGAGTGGAGGATGAGCTGGACAAATACTCAGAGTCGCTGAAGGATGcccaggagaagctggagcaggcaGAGAAAAAGGCAGCAGAT GCTGAGGCAGAAGTGGCATCTCTAAACAGGCGTATCCAGCTCGTAGAGGAGGAGTTGGACCGAGCTCAGGAGAGACTGGCTACTGCTCTGCAGAAGCTGGAAGAGGCTGAAAAAGCTGCAGACGAGAGTGAGAG AGGAATGAAGGTCATAGAGAACAGAGCAACAAAAGACGAGGAGAAAATGGAGATCCAGGAGATGCAGCTGAAGGAGGCCAAACACATTGCTGAGGAGGCCGACCGCAAATATGAAGAG GTTGCACGTAAACTGGTGATCCTAGAGGGAGATCTGGAGCGTTCAGAGGAGCGTGCTGAGGTGGCTGAGGC ACAAGtgagggagctggaggaggagctccGACAAATGGACCAGAATTTGAAGTCCATGGTGTGCGGAGAGGAAGAG TACTCACAAAAGGAGGATAAATATGAAGAAGAAATCAAAGTTCTTACTGACAAATTGAAAGAG GCTGAGACCCGTGCTGAGTTTGCAGAGAGGTCTGTGGCCAAGCTGGAGAAGACCATTGATGATTTGGAAG ATGAAGTTTATGCTCAGAAGCTGAAGGGCAAGGCTCTCAGTGAGGAGCTGGACCTTGCACTCAACGACATGACTACTCTGTAG
- the tpm2 gene encoding tropomyosin beta chain isoform X7: MAAFASIDSVRRKIQTLQQVAYEAEDRAALLQGEADMERQARERAEAEVASLNRRIQLVEEELDRAQERLATALQKLEEAEKAADESERGMKVIENRATKDEEKMEIQEMQLKEAKHIAEEADRKYEEVARKLVILEGDLERSEERAEVAEAQVRELEEELRQMDQNLKSMVCGEEEYSQKEDKYEEEIKVLTDKLKEAETRAEFAERSVAKLEKTIDDLEDEVYAQKLKGKALSEELDLALNDMTTL, from the exons ATGGCGGCCTTCGCGTCCATAGACTCCGTACGAAGGAAAATTCAAACACTGCAGCAAGTGGCGTACGAGGCTGAGGACCGAGCCGCGCTGCTGCAGGGGGAGGCGGACATGGAGAGGCAGGCCAGAGAGCGG GCTGAGGCAGAAGTGGCATCTCTAAACAGGCGTATCCAGCTCGTAGAGGAGGAGTTGGACCGAGCTCAGGAGAGACTGGCTACTGCTCTGCAGAAGCTGGAAGAGGCTGAAAAAGCTGCAGACGAGAGTGAGAG AGGAATGAAGGTCATAGAGAACAGAGCAACAAAAGACGAGGAGAAAATGGAGATCCAGGAGATGCAGCTGAAGGAGGCCAAACACATTGCTGAGGAGGCCGACCGCAAATATGAAGAG GTTGCACGTAAACTGGTGATCCTAGAGGGAGATCTGGAGCGTTCAGAGGAGCGTGCTGAGGTGGCTGAGGC ACAAGtgagggagctggaggaggagctccGACAAATGGACCAGAATTTGAAGTCCATGGTGTGCGGAGAGGAAGAG TACTCACAAAAGGAGGATAAATATGAAGAAGAAATCAAAGTTCTTACTGACAAATTGAAAGAG GCTGAGACCCGTGCTGAGTTTGCAGAGAGGTCTGTGGCCAAGCTGGAGAAGACCATTGATGATTTGGAAG ATGAAGTTTATGCTCAGAAGCTGAAGGGCAAGGCTCTCAGTGAGGAGCTGGACCTTGCACTCAACGACATGACTACTCTGTAG
- the il6st gene encoding interleukin-6 receptor subunit beta isoform X2, whose amino-acid sequence MESATLLLLACLASAPPARGVSHLVIAPQSPVLEIGTNFMATCMIFNTSEVTADDLDWKLSETIIPKEQYTKINSSALNVTIRITTENSEWLFCLCKEKPGYVSLNKGKFIHGISLKKGYHPGKPENLSCIAHQDKTVISKIIMCKWDPVGRQTTDVPTTYTLNVKVIPGEFKNESTSENSTQVALEIFPDHLNMEIWVEAHNILGRIESEHLKEDAGWFVKTNPPSNVIIISEESFPTSLLINWTHPIAEPYLKLIYKIRFCPQGSQSWTDVPPADTAKDIQSFRLQNLQPDTVYVVQVSCKNARDRHGYWSDWSTNATKRTPEDKPSSKPELWTFVSDGGNINEQRVQIICKDPVFANGKINRFEMKIQDLEDKGKNGSWKWESIPVNSSSSQHILKEIPLADKKSIKVYVSAFNSAGQSPEAVLVIPAKELAPVEELKVWPHEGQLQLGWKPPKGRPVSEYVVEWVSGDQRDWQRENRNTRHTFIKGNLFHFVSFVNICPAWGAVCGQLGCT is encoded by the exons ATGGAGTCTGCCACACTGTTGCTGTTGGCCTGCCTAGCCTCTGCGCCCCCTGCCCGAGGAG TCAGTCATTTGGTGATAGCTCCACAGTCTCCAGTGCTCGAGATTGGAACTAACTTCATGGCTACATGCATGATCTTCAACACATCTGAAGTCACAGCAGACGACCTCGACTGGAAGCTGTCGGAGACTATTATACCCAAAGAGCAATACACAAAGATCAACAGCTCAGCTCTCAATGTCACTATCCGCATCACCACTGAGAACTCCGAATGGCTGTTTTGCCTCTGCAAGGAAAAGCCAGGCTATGTTTCCCTGAATAAAGGCAAATTTATTCATGGGATCTCCCTGAAGAAAGGCT ATCACCCAGGGAAGCCTGAGAATCTGTCCTGTATAGCACATCAGGATAAAACAGTCATCTCTAAAATCATCATGTGTAAGTGGGACCCAGTAGGACGTCAAACCACAGATGTCCCAACAACGTACACCCTGAATGTTAAAGTCATCCC CGGTGAGTTCAAGAATGAATCGACTAGTGAAAATAGTACCCAAGTGGCTCTGGAGATTTTCCCTGATCATTTGAATATGGAGATCTGGGTGGAGGCACACAATATACTGGGAAGAATAGAGTCTGAGCATCTGAAAGAAGATGCTGGCTGGTTTG TGAAAACGAACCCTCCATCAAATGTTATAATAATTTCAGAGGAGAGTTTTCCCACCTCCCTTCTCATAAACTGGACTCATCCAATAGCTGAACCATATTtgaaattaatatataaaatcagATTCTGCCCACAAGGATCTCAAAGTTGGACTGAT GTACCTCCTGCGGACACTGCCAAGGACATACAGTCCTTCAGACTACAGAACCTTCAGCCAGACACCGTTTATGTTGTTCAGGTGTCCTGCAAAAATGCCAGAGATCGCCATGGTTACTGGAGCGACTGGAGTACCAATGCAACCAAAAGAACACCAGAGGACA AACCTTCCAGTAAACCAGAATTATGGACATTTGTTTCTGACGGTGGCAACATAAATGAACAACGAGTGCAGATTATTTGTAAG GATCCTGTGTTCGCCAACGGAAAGAtaaacagatttgaaatgaagATTCAAGACCTAGAGGACAAAGGCAAGAATGGGAGTTGGAAGTGGGAGAGTATTCCAGTGAACAGCAGCTCTAGCCAGCACATCCTGAAGGAGATTCCCCTGGCTGACAAGAAGTCCATCAAAGTGTACGTTAGCGCCTTTAATTCTGCAGGACAGTCTCCCGAGGCAGTGTTAGTCATCCCTGCGAAAG agctTGCCCCAGTGGAAGAACTGAAGGTGTGGCCCCATGAAGGCCAGCTGCAGCTGGGATGGAAACCCCCCAAAGGTCGACCCGTCTCAGAGTATGTGGTGGAGTGGGTCAGTGGTGATCAGAGAGACTGgcagagggaaaacagaaacaccagGCACACTTTCATTAAAGGTAATCTCTTTCACTTCGTTTCGTTTGTCAACATTTGTCCTGCATGGGGGGCAGTGTGTGGTCAGCTTGGATGTACGTAG